The following proteins come from a genomic window of Corallococcus sp. NCRR:
- a CDS encoding dicarboxylate/amino acid:cation symporter — MKLWARWFRIPFWQRVLGAFVLGALAGWALGDKAGVWLQPLGTLYVQLIRMIAIPLVFFAVIHAVSALRGQKSVAALGGRTFLWFAVTAALAVGVGLGTAALTKPGVGVGTLQAASDFKPRQVPGPVQVLLDVVPTNPFAALAEGKMLQVIFFAGLLGFALVKLGERTARLRTLVGEASEAMIQVTRFVLELTPLGTFGLIAALVGTYGFERLLPLGTFVLTLYLACAVHIVFVYGGLLAAHGLNPLRFFRGAAPGMQVAFVSSSSFASMPVALRSVTHNLGVDRDYAAFAVPLGASIKMDGCGAIYPAMTSLFIAQYFGLTLSAPQLFIILLASVLGSFGTAGVPGTAVVMTTVVLSAAGLPLEGLGYLLAIDRVLDMMRTLTNVTGQMLVPVLVAREEGLLDLAVYNRGSSNVGLEEEPQPPSPAA, encoded by the coding sequence ATGAAGCTCTGGGCCCGCTGGTTCCGCATCCCCTTCTGGCAGCGCGTGCTGGGCGCCTTCGTGCTGGGCGCGCTCGCGGGGTGGGCGCTGGGTGACAAGGCCGGCGTGTGGCTCCAGCCGCTGGGCACGCTCTACGTCCAGCTGATCCGGATGATCGCCATCCCGCTGGTGTTCTTCGCCGTCATCCACGCGGTGTCCGCGCTGCGCGGCCAGAAGAGCGTGGCGGCGCTGGGCGGCCGCACCTTCCTCTGGTTCGCCGTCACCGCCGCGCTGGCCGTGGGCGTGGGCCTGGGCACCGCCGCCCTCACGAAGCCGGGCGTGGGCGTGGGCACGCTCCAGGCGGCCAGCGACTTCAAGCCCCGGCAGGTGCCCGGCCCCGTGCAGGTGCTGCTGGACGTCGTCCCCACCAACCCCTTCGCCGCGCTGGCGGAGGGCAAGATGCTCCAGGTCATCTTCTTCGCGGGCCTGCTGGGCTTCGCGCTGGTGAAGCTGGGGGAGCGCACCGCGCGGCTGCGCACGCTCGTGGGCGAGGCCAGCGAGGCCATGATCCAGGTCACCCGCTTCGTGCTGGAGCTGACGCCGCTGGGCACCTTCGGCCTCATCGCCGCGCTGGTGGGCACCTACGGCTTCGAGCGGCTCCTGCCCCTGGGCACCTTCGTCCTCACGCTGTACCTCGCGTGCGCGGTGCACATCGTCTTCGTGTACGGCGGGCTGCTCGCGGCGCACGGGCTCAACCCGCTGCGCTTCTTCCGGGGCGCCGCGCCGGGCATGCAGGTGGCGTTCGTCAGCTCCTCCAGCTTCGCGTCCATGCCGGTGGCCTTGCGCAGCGTCACCCACAACCTGGGCGTCGACCGGGACTACGCCGCGTTCGCGGTGCCCCTGGGCGCCAGCATCAAGATGGACGGCTGCGGCGCCATCTACCCGGCGATGACGTCGCTCTTCATTGCCCAGTACTTCGGCCTGACGCTGTCCGCGCCCCAGCTCTTCATCATCCTGCTGGCGTCCGTGCTGGGCAGCTTCGGCACCGCGGGCGTGCCCGGTACGGCGGTGGTGATGACCACCGTCGTCCTCAGCGCCGCGGGGCTGCCCCTGGAGGGGCTGGGCTACCTGCTGGCCATCGACCGGGTGCTGGACATGATGCGCACCCTCACCAACGTCACCGGCCAGATGCTGGTGCCCGTCCTGGTGGCCCGTGAAGAGGGCCTGCTGGACCTGGCCGTCTACAACCGAGGGTCCAGCAACGTGGGGCTGGAGGAAGAGCCCCAGCCCCCGTCGCCGGCCGCCTGA
- a CDS encoding S8/S53 family peptidase has product MKVAIVDSGVSVGFLRGAGLSLAGAASFTVDREARRLESRVHSREELAAWRGGGAVLEDLEDAHGHGTAVLSILLEQGRRPGADVEWYVARVLDGRMRGDSLGLLEALEWLTRDVRPDLINLSLGTVGRAFEAPLTALLDRAVEQGSLVLCSAGPVSGLPSGLPSVVTVADTAMAHALRKGDIVDHVEASTTVRLYADGAWGERPITSSYACALAAARVLREGCPAGWRRVTASQRTR; this is encoded by the coding sequence ATGAAGGTCGCCATCGTGGACAGCGGAGTGTCGGTGGGCTTCCTTCGCGGGGCGGGGCTGTCGCTCGCCGGGGCCGCGAGCTTCACGGTGGACCGGGAGGCGCGGCGCCTGGAGTCCCGCGTCCACTCGCGTGAGGAGCTGGCGGCCTGGCGCGGCGGCGGCGCCGTGCTGGAGGACCTGGAGGATGCGCACGGCCACGGCACCGCGGTGCTGAGCATCCTGCTGGAGCAGGGCCGCCGTCCCGGTGCCGACGTGGAGTGGTACGTCGCGCGCGTGCTGGATGGCCGGATGCGCGGCGATTCGCTGGGCCTGCTGGAAGCGCTGGAGTGGCTGACGCGGGACGTGCGGCCGGACCTCATCAACCTGAGCCTGGGCACCGTGGGCCGCGCCTTCGAGGCGCCCCTCACCGCGCTGCTGGACCGCGCGGTGGAGCAGGGCAGCCTGGTGCTCTGCTCCGCGGGCCCCGTGTCGGGCCTGCCGTCCGGGCTGCCGTCGGTGGTGACGGTGGCGGACACGGCCATGGCCCACGCGCTGCGCAAGGGCGACATCGTGGACCACGTCGAGGCCTCGACCACGGTGCGGCTGTATGCGGACGGCGCCTGGGGCGAGCGCCCCATCACGAGCAGCTATGCCTGCGCGCTCGCCGCGGCGCGGGTGCTGCGCGAGGGCTGTCCCGCCGGATGGCGGCGCGTCACCGCGTCACAGCGGACGCGGTGA
- a CDS encoding catalase, with amino-acid sequence MTSQKQPDAVRVDEKSKDQQLARDRSEPTGNFLTTDQGIRVEHTDDSLKIGARGPTLLEDFHFREKMTRFDHERIPERVVHARGAGAHGYFQVYESQAKYTKAKFLQDPSKKTPVFVRFSTVAGSRGSADTARDVRGFAVKFYTEEGNWDLVGNNIPVFFIQDGIKFPDIIHAAKPEPHHEIPQAQTAHDSFWDFVSLVPETMHMIMWIMSDRAIPRSFRMMQGFGVHTFRFVDEKNTARFVKFHWKPLLGTHSLVWDEAQKLGGKDPDFHRRDLFEAIEQGDFPEYELGVQILEEKDAQALGVDLLDATKLIPEEVVPVQPVGKLTLNRNPTNYFAETEQVAFCVANIVPGIDFTDDPLMQARLFSYLDTQLTRLGGPNFAEIPINRPVAPVHNHQQDGFGRHTSNVGRANYFPNSLGGGCPFLASQQQGGYVHHPEQVSGKKVRERAASFNDHYSQAALFFRSLSEPEQQHLIDACRFELGKVETKAIQERVLEHFAKIDALLVSAVAEGLGLPAPKATPVTPKGPPASKALSMEAMKMAMPPSIKTRKIGVLVADGVDADELMALRKELEAGGAQLKVIAKRLGTVKASNGKDVPVDKSAMTTASVEYDGVFIPGGAASVATLKKDGESRHFVQEAYLHCKTVGASKDAEDLLKACEIDPAAPGVVAGSKAGAGAALATAFAKALAKHRHWDRKDNDRVPA; translated from the coding sequence GTGACCTCACAGAAACAGCCGGACGCGGTGCGCGTGGATGAGAAGAGCAAGGATCAGCAGCTCGCGCGGGACCGCTCGGAGCCCACGGGCAACTTCCTCACGACGGACCAGGGCATCCGCGTCGAGCACACCGACGACTCGCTCAAGATTGGCGCCCGTGGCCCCACGCTCCTGGAGGACTTCCACTTCCGCGAGAAGATGACCCGCTTCGACCATGAGCGCATCCCCGAGCGCGTCGTCCACGCGCGCGGCGCGGGCGCCCACGGCTACTTCCAGGTCTACGAATCGCAGGCGAAGTACACCAAGGCGAAGTTCCTCCAGGACCCGTCCAAGAAGACGCCCGTGTTCGTGCGCTTCTCCACCGTCGCGGGCTCGCGCGGCTCCGCGGACACCGCGCGCGACGTGCGCGGCTTCGCGGTGAAGTTCTACACGGAAGAAGGCAACTGGGACCTGGTGGGCAACAACATCCCCGTCTTCTTCATCCAGGACGGCATCAAGTTCCCCGACATCATCCACGCCGCCAAGCCGGAGCCCCACCACGAGATTCCCCAGGCGCAGACGGCGCATGACTCGTTCTGGGACTTCGTGTCGCTCGTCCCGGAGACGATGCACATGATCATGTGGATCATGTCCGACCGCGCCATCCCGCGCAGCTTCCGGATGATGCAGGGCTTCGGCGTCCACACCTTCCGCTTCGTGGATGAGAAGAACACCGCGCGCTTCGTGAAGTTCCACTGGAAGCCGCTCCTGGGCACGCACTCGCTCGTCTGGGATGAGGCGCAGAAGCTCGGCGGCAAGGACCCGGACTTCCACCGCCGCGACCTCTTCGAGGCCATCGAGCAGGGCGACTTCCCCGAGTACGAGCTGGGCGTCCAAATCCTGGAGGAGAAGGACGCGCAGGCGCTGGGCGTGGACCTGCTGGACGCGACGAAGCTCATCCCGGAGGAGGTGGTCCCGGTGCAGCCGGTGGGCAAGCTCACGCTCAACCGCAACCCGACCAACTACTTCGCGGAGACGGAGCAGGTCGCCTTCTGCGTAGCCAACATCGTGCCGGGCATCGACTTCACGGATGATCCGCTGATGCAGGCGCGGCTCTTCTCGTACCTGGACACGCAGCTGACGCGCCTGGGCGGGCCGAACTTCGCGGAGATCCCCATCAACCGCCCGGTGGCGCCGGTGCACAACCACCAACAGGACGGCTTCGGCCGGCACACGAGCAACGTGGGCCGCGCCAACTACTTCCCCAACTCACTGGGCGGCGGCTGCCCGTTCCTCGCGTCCCAGCAGCAGGGTGGCTACGTGCACCACCCGGAGCAGGTGAGCGGCAAGAAGGTGCGTGAGCGCGCGGCCTCCTTCAACGACCACTACAGCCAGGCCGCCCTCTTCTTCCGCAGCCTGTCGGAGCCGGAGCAGCAGCACCTCATCGACGCGTGCCGCTTCGAGCTGGGCAAGGTGGAGACGAAGGCCATCCAGGAGCGCGTGCTGGAGCACTTCGCGAAGATCGACGCCCTGCTGGTGTCCGCCGTGGCGGAAGGGCTGGGCCTGCCCGCGCCCAAGGCCACGCCCGTCACGCCCAAGGGCCCTCCCGCGTCCAAGGCCCTGAGCATGGAGGCCATGAAGATGGCCATGCCGCCGTCCATCAAGACGCGGAAGATTGGCGTGCTCGTCGCGGACGGCGTGGACGCGGACGAGCTGATGGCCCTGCGCAAGGAATTGGAGGCCGGCGGCGCGCAGCTGAAGGTCATCGCCAAGCGCCTGGGCACGGTGAAGGCCTCCAACGGCAAGGACGTGCCGGTGGACAAGAGCGCCATGACCACGGCCTCCGTGGAGTACGACGGCGTCTTCATCCCCGGCGGCGCCGCGAGCGTGGCCACGCTGAAGAAGGACGGCGAGTCGCGCCACTTCGTCCAGGAGGCCTACCTGCACTGCAAGACGGTGGGCGCGTCCAAGGACGCCGAGGACCTGCTCAAGGCCTGTGAAATCGACCCGGCCGCGCCCGGCGTCGTCGCGGGCTCCAAGGCCGGGGCCGGAGCGGCGCTGGCCACCGCGTTCGCGAAGGCGCTCGCGAAGCACCGGCACTGGGACCGCAAGGACAACGACCGCGTCCCGGCCTGA